The proteins below are encoded in one region of Planifilum fimeticola:
- the cmr5 gene encoding type III-B CRISPR module-associated protein Cmr5 yields the protein MAQKIRAIANARAAYAFEKVKGFVKKAEKETQKQREYRSYLKKMPAMVQVNGLGETLAFYYAKGGVYREIYEQIAEWIQKSMPFLIDEDNQGEKKDFIEILVNMESPKYRLVTMEVLALLNWMHRFAEGMIDVKESAQ from the coding sequence ATGGCGCAAAAGATCCGGGCCATCGCCAATGCGAGGGCCGCGTACGCCTTCGAAAAGGTCAAAGGGTTTGTCAAAAAAGCGGAAAAGGAGACGCAAAAGCAGCGGGAATACCGCTCCTACCTGAAAAAGATGCCGGCCATGGTGCAGGTGAACGGATTGGGAGAGACCCTCGCCTTCTACTATGCCAAGGGCGGTGTCTACAGGGAGATTTACGAGCAAATCGCCGAGTGGATCCAGAAAAGCATGCCATTTTTGATCGACGAGGACAATCAAGGCGAGAAAAAGGATTTCATCGAAATCCTGGTGAACATGGAAAGTCCCAAATACCGCCTGGTGACGATGGAAGTGCTGGCCCTTCTCAACTGGATGCACCGTTTTGCGGAGGGAATGATCGATGTCAAGGAATCAGCCCAATAA
- the cmr6 gene encoding type III-B CRISPR module RAMP protein Cmr6: MSRNQPNKKNEKEKWMIFHPLDTAEIYRNLLAGNQSSGRRQSSKKGDPNKQIDHLWYDVHYRQQKTYAKKESKNRLYPLKKEIALSNEQLETYRQVLKQRREALALLSRYQRVKILHGRPTGKAFPGLGAAHVREATLTIHPVYGVPYLPGSSIKGVVRHWALEAFFEGSEKAYETALKGEAGEAQARHARAIRDVFGDQEHSGAVQFHDAFACEEVCLKPDVLTVHFGDYYQQGKPPTDRMDPVPNEFYGVEAPYFEFVITLAGERDFSLEGDDLLEVAGTWLKQALSEMGIGAKTTSGYGCFDFFVDRTEDTLQQGFQCLESREEKRKAQEEALRREREERERKEAWARKWAAMSEEERLLYEIEQLKSDHHEDREKSKSELYERVVAQAEQGNLEPARALRKYWEETGDWHVKKKKKKQHEKVQILLRLLGES, encoded by the coding sequence ATGTCAAGGAATCAGCCCAATAAGAAGAATGAAAAAGAAAAATGGATGATTTTCCATCCGCTTGACACGGCGGAGATTTACCGCAATCTGCTTGCCGGGAATCAGTCTTCCGGCAGAAGACAGTCATCAAAGAAAGGAGACCCCAACAAGCAAATAGATCATCTGTGGTACGATGTACACTATCGTCAACAAAAAACCTATGCAAAAAAGGAATCGAAGAACCGTCTATACCCGCTGAAGAAAGAAATCGCCCTCTCCAACGAGCAACTGGAAACTTATCGTCAGGTGCTGAAGCAGCGCCGGGAAGCCTTGGCCCTTTTGAGCCGGTATCAACGGGTCAAAATTTTGCACGGCAGACCGACGGGGAAAGCTTTTCCCGGCCTGGGGGCCGCCCACGTGCGGGAAGCTACGCTGACGATTCACCCCGTGTACGGCGTCCCCTACCTCCCCGGCTCCTCGATAAAGGGTGTAGTCCGCCACTGGGCTCTCGAAGCTTTTTTCGAGGGGAGCGAAAAGGCGTATGAAACGGCCCTGAAGGGGGAAGCCGGGGAAGCGCAGGCGCGTCACGCCCGCGCAATCCGCGACGTTTTCGGCGATCAGGAGCATTCCGGCGCCGTCCAGTTCCATGACGCTTTTGCCTGCGAAGAAGTCTGCCTCAAACCCGACGTCTTGACGGTCCATTTCGGGGATTATTATCAACAAGGCAAGCCGCCGACGGATCGCATGGACCCGGTTCCCAACGAATTTTATGGCGTGGAAGCGCCTTATTTCGAATTTGTCATCACCCTGGCGGGGGAACGGGATTTCTCCCTGGAAGGTGATGACCTGTTGGAAGTGGCGGGAACGTGGCTCAAGCAGGCTCTTTCGGAAATGGGGATCGGAGCCAAAACCACCTCCGGATACGGCTGTTTCGATTTCTTTGTGGATCGGACGGAGGATACCCTGCAGCAAGGGTTCCAATGCCTTGAAAGTCGGGAGGAAAAACGCAAGGCCCAAGAAGAGGCCTTGCGTCGGGAAAGGGAAGAACGGGAGCGAAAAGAAGCCTGGGCCAGGAAATGGGCCGCGATGTCCGAAGAGGAAAGGCTGCTCTATGAGATCGAACAATTGAAATCGGATCATCATGAGGATCGGGAAAAGAGCAAATCCGAACTGTATGAACGGGTGGTGGCGCAGGCCGAGCAGGGGAATTTGGAGCCCGCCCGGGCACTGAGGAAATACTGGGAAGAAACCGGCGACTGGCATGTGAAGAAAAAGAAGAAAAAGCAGCATGAAAAGGTTCAAATTCTCCTCCGGCTATTGGGAGAATCCTGA